From the genome of Sander lucioperca isolate FBNREF2018 chromosome 1, SLUC_FBN_1.2, whole genome shotgun sequence, one region includes:
- the fen1 gene encoding flap endonuclease 1: MGIHGLAKLIADQAPGAIKEQDIKNYFGRKIAIDASMCMYQFLIAVRQDGNLLQNEDGETTSHLMGMFYRTIRMLENGIKPVYVFDGKPPQLKSAELEKRGERRAEAEKMLAQAQEMGEQENIDKFSKRLVKVTRQHNDECKKLLTLMGVPFIEAPCEAEATCAALVKEGKVFATATEDMDGLTFGTNVLLRHLTASEAKKLPIQEFHFSRILQDIGLTNEQFIDLCILLGCDYCGTIKGIGPKRAIDLIRQHGCIEEILENIDPKKHPAPEDWLYKEARGLFLKAEVVDCSTVDLKWNEPDEEGLIQFMCTEKQFSEDRIRNGCKKILKSRQGSTQGRLDSFFTITGSLSSKRKEPELKGSAKKKQKTGATPGKFRKGK; this comes from the exons ATGGGAATACACGGACTTGCTAAGCTGATTGCTGACCAGGCCCCCGGTGCCATCAAAGAGCAAGACATCAAGAACTACTTTG GCAGAAAAATTGCTATAGATGCCTCCATGTGTATGTACCAGTTCCTGATTGCTGTGCGACAGGACGGGAACCTTCTGCAGAATGAGGATGGCGAGACAACGAG CCACCTGATGGGAATGTTCTACCGGACAATCCGCATGCTGGAAAACGGCATCAAACCTGTGTACGTGTTTGACGGCAAGCCCCCACAGCTCAAGTCAGCAGAG CTGgagaagagaggggagaggagggcaGAAGCTGAAAAGATGCTTGCTCAGGCCCAGGAAATGG GGGAACAAGAGAATATTGACAAATTCAGCAAGCGCCTGGTAAAAGTCACCAGGCAGCATAATGATGAGTGTAAGAAGCTGCTGACCCTGATGGGAGTGCCCTTCATTGAG GCTCCGTGTGAGGCGGAGGCCACCTGTGCTGCTCTGGTTAAAGAAGGGAAGGTCTTTGCCACAGCAACAGAGGATATGGATGGGCTGACCTTTGGGACAAATGTCCTGCTCAGACACCTCACTGCCAGCGAAGCAAA gAAACTTCCTATCCAAGAGTTCCACTTCAGTCGCATCCTGCAGGACATCGGCCTGACCAATGAACAg TTCATAGACCTGTGTATTCTGCTGGGCTGTGACTACTGCGGCACCATCAAGGGAATTGGCCCCAAGAGAGCCATTGACCTGATCAGACAGCACGGCTGCATTGAGGAGATCTTAGAAAACATTGACCCCAAA AAGCACCCTGCCCCCGAGGACTGGCTGTACAAAGAGGCCCGGGGTTTGTTCTTGAAGGCAGAAGTGGTGGATTGTTCCACAGTGGATTTGAAGTGGAACGAGCCGGATGAGGAGGGACTGATCCAGTTCATGTGCACCGAGAAACAGTTCAG TGAGGACAGGATCCGTAACGGCTGTAAGAAGATTCTGAAGAGCCGACAGGGAAGCACACAGGGACGACTGGACTCTTTCTTCACCATCACTGGATCTCTGTCCTCCAAACGAAAG GAACCTGAGCTTAAAGGAtcagcaaaaaagaagcagaagacCGGAGCCACGCCGGGCAAATTTAGGAAGGGAAAATAG